From a region of the Candida albicans SC5314 chromosome 1, complete sequence genome:
- a CDS encoding uncharacterized protein (Protein of unknown function; Hap43-induced; Spider biofilm induced), whose amino-acid sequence MGFISTLSVAVATIYPVLASCRAFEDYTRVTNSLASQNLKIGGFTVPLNYLYNRNLGGTPNSDPNDKSSSSTSTNISINDERALQIHLISIQKWFIYWIVIAIISLLENILFLKYVIPGYSIFRLTFNIWLIIPMISIKQEVDANSTFDNTIEWKKFTSNGAGLLYFSYIKPFIEQHIDCIRKFSINPLNFISVEKLRYLFNKSNQVSPNDTNNGNTSTGSSNNNNDYSNVLDSFVMVMNMKNKFTGGANSTRDINELDNKNTSADNEFDVVNITPETDSQVNKRKXXLVN is encoded by the exons ATGGGATTCATTTCAACTTTAAG TGTGGCAGTTGCTACTATATACCCAGTGCTTGCTTCATGTAGAGCATTTGAAGATTATACCAGAGTCACTAATTCCCTTGCATctcaaaatttgaaaattggtGGATTCACCGTGCCTTTGAATTATCTTTATAATAGAAATTTAGGAGGCACACCAAACTCCGACcctaatgataaatcatcatcttcaactTCTACAAATATTAGTATTAATGATGAAAGAGCATTacaaattcatttaatttctaTTCAAAAATGGTTTATATATTGGATTGTTATTGctataatttctttattagaaaatatattatttttaaaatatgtTATACCGggttattcaatttttagaTTAACATTTAATATTTGGTTAATTATCCCCATGatatcaattaaacaaGAAGTTGATGCCAATTCTACATTTGATAATACTATTGAATGGAAAAAATTCACATCTAATGGAGCAggattattatattttagtTATATTAAACCATTTATTGAACAACATATTGATTGCATTAGGAAATTTTCTATTAATCCATTGAATTTTATCCTGGTTGAGAAATTGAGATATTTGTTCAATAAGAGTAATCAGGTGTCACCTAACGACACAAACAATGGTAATACAAGTACCggtagtagtaataataataatgattattCAAATGTTTTGGATTCTTTTGTGATGGTTATGAATATGAAGAATAAATTCACTGGAGGTGCAAATAGTACGAGAGATATTAATGAACTTGATAATAAGAATACTAGTGCCGACaatgaatttgatgttgttaATATTACTCCTGAAACTGATAGTCAAGTGAATAAGAGGAARKKTYTTTTGGTAAATTAG
- a CDS encoding uncharacterized protein (Has domain(s) with predicted oxidoreductase activity and role in metabolic process), with product MPFVNKSGFFDPSTAPYYDPKETRKVVFITGGNSGIGWYTVLHLYLHGYIVYVAGRTESKVLKAIDDIKAEAENRQAKQTAKHPLGELNYIHIDLLDLSTVTKAVDEFTEKEKILDVLINNAGLMGVPYEVTKDDYEIQYQVNFVAHYLLTLKLLPFLQSAVKIGVTPRIINLASIGHNFQFKHFTPEQNKLDKFPNSVFTWVRYGIAKSSQIQFAKELANHYPDILSVSVHPGVILGTELYNHWKNIPIIGIGARGIFALSDKLIGVSNEEGSLATLRAALDPSLTLKENGEYLITGGKIDEPSKIASNTQYSKETWDWNYEQLKKRGYNI from the coding sequence ATGCCATTTGTCAACAAAAGTGGATTTTTTGATCCATCTACAGCACCTTACTATGACCCAAAGGAAACCAGAAAAGTAGTCTTTATTACTGGAGGTAATTCAGGTATTGGTTGGTATACAGTTCTTCACTTATATTTACATGGGTATATTGTCTACGTGGCTGGTAGAACTGAATCAAAAGTATTGAAAGCAATTGATGATATCAAAGCTGAAGCTGAAAACAGACAAGCTAAACAGACCGCTAAACATCCATTGGgtgaattgaattatattcatattgatttattagatCTTTCTACTGTGACCAAAGctgttgatgaatttactgaaaaagagaaaattttagatgttttgattaataatgcTGGATTAATGGGTGTTCCATATGAAGTTACTAaagatgattatgaaattcaatatcaagTTAATTTTGTGGctcattatttattaacattgaaattattaccattttTACAGTCAGCTGTTAAAATTGGTGTTACACCaagaattatcaatttggcTTCTATTGGAcataatttccaatttaaACATTTTACTCCtgaacaaaataaattagaCAAATTTCCTAATAGTGTATTTACTTGGGTTAGATATGGTATTGCCAAATCATCACAAATTCAGTTTGCTAAAGAATTGGCTAATCATTATCCTGATATTTTATCAGTATCAGTTCATCCAGGGGTTATTTTAGGAACAGAATTATATAATCATTGGAAAAATATCCCAATTATTGGTATTGGAGCAAGAGGTATATTTGCTCTTTCAGATAAACTTATTGGAGTATCTAATGAAGAAGGTTCTTTGGCAACTTTGAGAGCTGCTTTAGATCCATCTTTAAcattgaaagaaaatggTGAATATTTGATTACAGGTGgtaaaattgatgaacCTAGTAAGATTGCTTCTAATACCCAGTATTCTAAAGAAACTTGGGATTGGAATTatgaacaattgaagaaacGTGGATACAACATCTAA